GGCCTCAGCCCTGACCTTCCCATGGAGCCAGGGCCTGTTGGCTTTCTGTGTCAGAGCGGTGGAAATGTCACCTATACAGTGCGGCACGCCGCTGCTCGCGGGCTCCGTTTCAGCAAGGTGGTCAGCTACGGCAACGCCTGTGATATCAACGAATGTGACCTGCTGAACTACTTCGCGGCCGACCCTGAGACTAAGGTCATTGCAGCCTACATCGAGGGCGCTCACGACGGCCGCCGCTTGGTTAGTGTATTGGACAAAGCAGCCGCTGCCAAACCGGTGGTGATTTTCAAAGGGGGCTTCACCCCGGGTGGGCTGAGGGCGGCGGCTTCCCACACAGGTTCTCTGGCGGGGGCCGATGTGGTGTGGGACGGCCTTCTCAGGCAGACCGGGGCCATACGGGTATACGATGTGGAAGAGATGGTGGACATGCTGGTGGCACTGCTGTGCGTCAAGCCTCCCAAAGGACTCAACACGTGTGTGGTGGGGCATGGGGGTGGGGCCAGTGTCATGGCCACTGATGAGCTGGAGCGGGCAGGTCTGAGATTGGTCCCCATACCACCGCAGATAAGGGAACGATTGAAGGAGTTTATCGACTTGGCCAACAGCATGCTCCGTAATCCCATCGACGCTGGCCCGATGGCTGGCCAGGAAGGTTACGAACTCATCAGGATCATGGGAAACCGCGATCCCCTTGATTTCCTAAGGGAAAGGGCGGCAGCAGGCCCCACGCCACTATGGGGCCGGCTGAACGCCTTGCTTAAGGAATGGCCTGGCCTCGATCTGGTTGTCTACCAGCATGGCTTTGACATAAGCCCGATGCCAGTGGAACGGCTCAGAGTCCCCGGCGGGCCTGGCTCAATGGTGATTGCTGCCAAGGCCTGTGAACTGCCAAAGGCGCTTGTGCTCCACTCTTTCGGAAGTGATAATACCTGGCAGGCCTCAGCCGAATTGCGGGCGTTCTGTGCGGAGCTTGGGCTACCCCTCTTCCTCTCCATGAGAGGAGCGGCCACGGCGCTCCGGAGACTGATCGACTACAACAAAGCCTATCCCGATAGGCTTTCGAGGCTACATGCACCGACAGAGGTATAGTGCAGAATTGCCGTTGCTCATTTGAGGGGTCAAGAACCTGGGCTTGACAAGCCACCTGGCAAAGGGCAAACTTTCTCTAAATACTCCATGTTTAGAATGTCTGGGAAATGCCGACGAACGGGCTAACGGTTGCCTATTTTTCTATGGAGTTCGGCATCGACCCGGCGATGCCAACATATAGCGGTGGTCTGGGTATAGTAGCCGGGGATACCTTGCGTGCCGCAGCGGACCTGGGCTTGGCTGTTGCCGGCATAACTCTGTTGCACCGCAAGGGCTTTTTCCGCCAGCACCTGGACAGTGAAGGGAACCAGTCAGAGATCCAACCTGAGTGGTCACCCGAGCACTTCTTGCAGCCACTGGCTCCTCGTGTGCTCGTACCTATATCTGGTCGTCAGTTACATGTGCAGGCCTGGCGCTACGAGGTGCGCGGCGAGTTCGGGCACATCGTGCCAGTCTATTTCCTGGATACTACCGTGGCCGAAAACTCCCCTTGGGATCAGGGCCTCACTGGCTGGCTATACCAGGGGGACGCGTACTACCGCCTGTGCCAGGAGGTGGTGTTGGGCTTGGGGGGGTTGGCCATGCTGCGCGCCCTGGGACACCAGACGATCAGAGCATACCACATGAACGAGGGTCACTCCGCTCTTGTAGCACTGGCGCTGCTGGAAGAGCAGACCTGGGGACGCGGTCTTCATGCTGCTGGGGTCGGAGATATAGAAGCCGTTCGCCGCCGCTGCGTCTTCACCACCCATACGCCTGTGCTGGCAGGGCATGACAGCTTTTCTCTGGACCTGGTGCGGCAAGTCCTGGGTGACGAGCGAGCCAACCTGCTGGT
This is a stretch of genomic DNA from Chloroflexota bacterium. It encodes these proteins:
- a CDS encoding acyl-CoA synthetase codes for the protein MPECEGLNTTASPGARRNLHPLDYTFHPRSIAVVGISADPPKTWIRRLYLDSFLQNKYPGQIYLVNPKGGEMAGLPIYRSVKDIPGQVDHVVISVPAHHTPRILKECLDIGVKVVHVFSSGYAETGEPDRIELQCKLVEIARQGDMRIIGPNCLGIYYPGGKIGLSPDLPMEPGPVGFLCQSGGNVTYTVRHAAARGLRFSKVVSYGNACDINECDLLNYFAADPETKVIAAYIEGAHDGRRLVSVLDKAAAAKPVVIFKGGFTPGGLRAAASHTGSLAGADVVWDGLLRQTGAIRVYDVEEMVDMLVALLCVKPPKGLNTCVVGHGGGASVMATDELERAGLRLVPIPPQIRERLKEFIDLANSMLRNPIDAGPMAGQEGYELIRIMGNRDPLDFLRERAAAGPTPLWGRLNALLKEWPGLDLVVYQHGFDISPMPVERLRVPGGPGSMVIAAKACELPKALVLHSFGSDNTWQASAELRAFCAELGLPLFLSMRGAATALRRLIDYNKAYPDRLSRLHAPTEV